In a single window of the Mucilaginibacter defluvii genome:
- a CDS encoding amidohydrolase gives MDNLKITVFQGYLFWENADKNLQNISLRLSNIREKTDLIVLPEMFNTGFTMNVEPLAEEMGGKTMQWMAATAKKFDCVITGSLIIEEDGKYYNRLIWMRPDSSHEHYDKRHLFALGKEHEKFTAGNKRLIVELKGWNVCPMICYDLRFPVWQRNVNGEYDLLLIVANWPERRALHWRTLIPARAVENQSYVVAVNRVGHDGNEVYHSGDSTCIDPNGKVIYYKRDEEDLYTFTIAAIELEKTRRALPFLKDADSFTIN, from the coding sequence ATGGATAATCTGAAAATCACTGTATTCCAGGGATACCTGTTTTGGGAAAATGCCGATAAGAACCTGCAGAACATCAGTTTGCGCTTATCAAACATACGTGAAAAAACCGACCTGATTGTACTGCCCGAGATGTTTAACACCGGCTTTACCATGAATGTTGAGCCGCTTGCTGAAGAAATGGGCGGCAAAACCATGCAGTGGATGGCCGCGACCGCCAAAAAGTTTGACTGTGTAATAACCGGCAGCTTGATTATTGAGGAAGACGGCAAGTATTACAACCGCCTGATATGGATGCGCCCCGACAGTAGCCATGAACATTATGATAAGCGCCACTTATTCGCGCTTGGTAAAGAACACGAAAAATTTACCGCCGGCAATAAACGCCTGATAGTTGAACTTAAAGGCTGGAACGTTTGCCCGATGATTTGCTATGACCTGCGTTTCCCGGTGTGGCAGCGTAATGTTAACGGCGAGTATGACCTGCTGTTGATTGTGGCCAACTGGCCTGAACGCCGCGCACTGCACTGGCGCACACTGATACCGGCCCGCGCGGTAGAGAACCAAAGCTACGTGGTGGCAGTTAACCGTGTTGGGCATGATGGTAACGAAGTTTATCATTCAGGCGATTCAACCTGTATTGATCCGAACGGAAAGGTGATCTATTATAAACGCGACGAGGAAGATCTTTATACCTTCACCATTGCCGCTATCGAACTGGAAAAAACACGGCGCGCGCTCCCGTTTTTGAAGGATGCGGATAGCTTTACCATCAACTAA
- a CDS encoding transglycosylase domain-containing protein yields MFKRIKYRVLRYLVIFIYFVIIFFCAIELNFLWLFGYSPDMEDIKTPVLSVGSEVYTADGKLIGQFYKENRSPVDYKDISPNLINALIATEDSRFYSHGGVDFLSFFSSMVSTAQGDRRGGSTITQQLAKNLFSTRKKKARGVLSRVPGLGTVIYKFKEWLTAYKIEHVYTKQQILTMYFNTVPFGNNSFGIKTATLKYFNEQPDQVNPAQAATLIGMLKATSTYNPIRNPEKSTERRNVVLSQMRKNNFISEAEQQRYSKAPMKLDLSYVDQDSHGDSYLRRAVEKWLDKWCKENDYDLYEDGLKIYTTIDSRLQKYAEEAVADKMKTLQRRFNNVWGKQNPWRDSKGNEIKDFILKAEQRLPIYSILKKKYNGDTTKIQEYFNTKKRMRVFTWKGDQDTTFSSIDSIKYYARILNTGMMSLEPATGKIKVWVGGIDYKYFNYDHVKQAKRQAGSTFKPFAYLTAIDNGYTPCDKFTDKPVTIRYQDEGKDEEWSPNNADFNFSYREMSLRWAMGKSVNSITAQLTNEVGWDKVVNYAHKCGIESYLKSVPSVSLGSNDVSVYEMVRAYSTFLNKGEKLDPLLVTRITDHQGNVIEEFELKKERVISEETAWLMLYMFRGGMEEPGGTSQALWEYDLWKKNNQIGGKTGTSSDYVDGWYMGITKDLVTGVWVGADDRSVHFKTSETGEGSRTALPIFGKFMEMVYADPKSGYTEGPFPKPWVKITKQYMCPSPRIRVDTASTDSTEVSADSTVTEPTLTLPDNPEGGETPPPGQ; encoded by the coding sequence ATGTTCAAACGCATAAAGTACCGCGTCCTGCGCTATCTTGTTATATTTATATATTTTGTCATTATCTTTTTCTGCGCCATCGAACTTAATTTTTTGTGGTTGTTCGGCTATTCGCCTGACATGGAGGATATAAAAACTCCCGTGCTTTCGGTAGGATCAGAAGTTTATACGGCTGACGGAAAACTCATCGGCCAGTTTTATAAAGAGAACCGCTCACCTGTCGACTATAAAGACATCTCGCCTAACCTGATCAACGCCCTTATAGCCACCGAGGATTCGCGCTTTTACAGCCATGGCGGTGTTGATTTTCTGTCATTTTTCAGCAGTATGGTATCAACCGCGCAAGGCGATCGCCGCGGCGGTAGTACCATTACACAGCAGTTGGCTAAAAACCTTTTTAGCACCCGTAAAAAGAAAGCGAGGGGCGTGCTGAGCCGTGTGCCGGGCCTGGGTACGGTGATATATAAATTTAAGGAGTGGCTTACCGCGTATAAAATTGAGCATGTTTATACCAAGCAGCAAATACTTACTATGTATTTTAATACGGTGCCGTTTGGTAACAACTCCTTCGGTATAAAAACAGCTACCTTAAAATATTTTAATGAGCAGCCGGACCAGGTTAACCCTGCGCAAGCGGCCACGTTAATTGGTATGCTTAAGGCTACTTCTACTTACAACCCGATACGTAACCCTGAAAAATCGACCGAGCGGCGCAATGTGGTACTGAGCCAGATGCGCAAAAATAACTTTATTAGCGAGGCCGAGCAGCAACGTTACAGCAAGGCACCTATGAAGCTTGATTTGAGCTACGTAGACCAGGATTCGCATGGCGATTCGTACCTGCGCCGCGCCGTTGAAAAATGGCTGGATAAGTGGTGTAAAGAAAACGACTATGATTTGTATGAGGATGGTCTGAAGATATATACCACTATCGACTCGCGGTTACAAAAATATGCCGAAGAAGCTGTAGCCGATAAAATGAAAACCTTACAGCGCAGGTTTAATAACGTATGGGGTAAACAAAACCCCTGGCGCGACTCAAAAGGCAACGAAATAAAGGACTTTATATTGAAAGCCGAACAACGCCTGCCTATTTACAGCATCCTGAAAAAGAAATACAACGGTGATACCACCAAGATACAGGAGTACTTTAATACTAAGAAAAGAATGCGCGTATTTACCTGGAAAGGCGATCAGGACACCACCTTTTCAAGCATCGACTCCATAAAATACTATGCCCGAATATTAAATACCGGCATGATGTCGCTTGAACCGGCTACCGGTAAAATAAAAGTTTGGGTTGGCGGCATTGATTATAAGTATTTTAATTACGATCACGTAAAACAAGCCAAACGCCAGGCAGGCTCAACTTTTAAACCTTTCGCTTACCTTACCGCCATAGATAATGGCTATACCCCGTGCGATAAGTTTACCGACAAGCCGGTAACCATCCGTTATCAAGACGAGGGCAAGGATGAGGAATGGTCGCCTAACAATGCCGATTTTAATTTCTCATACCGCGAAATGTCGTTACGCTGGGCCATGGGCAAATCTGTAAATTCTATAACGGCACAGCTAACCAATGAGGTTGGTTGGGATAAAGTTGTTAACTACGCCCACAAATGCGGTATTGAAAGCTACCTGAAATCGGTCCCATCGGTATCATTAGGCTCAAATGATGTTTCGGTATATGAAATGGTGCGTGCTTACAGCACCTTTTTAAATAAAGGCGAAAAGCTTGATCCATTGCTGGTAACACGTATCACTGACCATCAGGGTAACGTAATTGAAGAATTTGAGCTTAAAAAAGAGCGCGTAATCAGCGAGGAAACGGCTTGGTTAATGCTCTATATGTTTAGAGGGGGTATGGAAGAACCTGGCGGCACATCACAAGCGCTTTGGGAGTACGACCTGTGGAAGAAGAACAACCAGATAGGCGGCAAAACCGGAACATCTTCCGACTATGTGGACGGCTGGTACATGGGCATCACCAAAGATTTGGTTACCGGTGTTTGGGTAGGGGCTGATGACCGCAGCGTACACTTTAAAACATCCGAAACCGGCGAAGGTTCGCGCACCGCGCTGCCTATATTCGGTAAGTTTATGGAGATGGTTTATGCCGACCCGAAATCAGGATACACAGAAGGGCCTTTCCCGAAACCATGGGTTAAAATTACTAAACAATATATGTGCCCATCGCCCCGCATCCGCGTTGATACCGCATCTACAGACAGTACAGAAGTAAGCGCCGACAGTACAGTAACAGAGCCTACGCTTACCCTGCCTGATAATCCCGAAGGTGGTGAAACGCCGCCTCCGGGCCAATAA
- a CDS encoding ABC transporter substrate-binding protein yields the protein MKYVKLLAVVAVVATIISCQQKGKKNDVPVVGFVDAFEDATIAQARTGFTDALKKGGFSEDAHTVKIEYRNAQNDIPQLTQIVNYFVSQPVDVVATSTTLSTVTALQKSKTIPVFAMVSPVPERMKVLDASGKAPANLFGALEDLNYIDTSFSIIPHILKPKAGAKLVVGMIYNQSEPQSADAMERIKGLAAKLNVNLVALPLNNSSEASLVTQSLLAKGIDAFFANPDNTVFAAFETIKKNCDAKNVPIFTSEAGLVQRGAVAAFGADIYQWGYQAGEQAVQYLKTHKTDGLKPELVKIRKRVYNADVAKKYKLTLPSNFEAIK from the coding sequence ATGAAGTATGTGAAACTTTTAGCAGTTGTTGCCGTAGTTGCAACTATTATATCGTGCCAGCAAAAAGGTAAAAAAAACGATGTGCCTGTTGTTGGCTTTGTTGATGCTTTTGAAGATGCCACTATTGCACAGGCGCGTACCGGTTTTACGGATGCGCTGAAAAAGGGCGGTTTTAGTGAAGACGCGCATACCGTAAAAATAGAATACCGTAATGCGCAGAACGATATACCCCAATTAACGCAAATTGTAAATTATTTTGTTAGCCAACCGGTGGATGTGGTGGCTACGTCAACCACATTGTCCACTGTCACGGCGTTGCAAAAAAGTAAAACTATCCCGGTATTCGCTATGGTATCACCCGTGCCCGAGCGGATGAAGGTGCTTGATGCGAGTGGAAAAGCGCCGGCAAATCTGTTTGGCGCGTTGGAAGACCTAAACTATATCGATACGTCATTTTCTATCATTCCGCATATACTAAAACCTAAAGCGGGAGCTAAGTTGGTTGTAGGCATGATCTATAATCAGTCCGAACCACAATCGGCAGATGCTATGGAGCGCATAAAAGGTTTGGCTGCTAAACTGAACGTTAATCTGGTAGCATTGCCGCTAAATAATTCGTCAGAAGCATCGCTGGTAACGCAATCATTGCTGGCTAAAGGTATCGACGCTTTTTTTGCTAACCCGGATAATACCGTGTTTGCTGCCTTCGAAACCATTAAAAAAAATTGTGACGCTAAAAATGTACCTATCTTTACCAGTGAAGCTGGTTTGGTACAACGCGGCGCGGTAGCCGCTTTCGGGGCGGATATTTATCAATGGGGATACCAGGCCGGTGAACAGGCGGTGCAATATCTTAAAACACACAAAACCGACGGACTGAAGCCGGAACTGGTAAAAATCAGGAAGCGGGTATACAATGCTGATGTTGCTAAAAAGTATAAACTTACACTGCCATCAAACTTTGAAGCGATAAAATAA
- a CDS encoding ABC transporter permease — protein MDFYLTALLQGLCFAGIALGIYISMKIFNIPDITTDGSYTLGGVVTALLLTHQQPVYIVLPAVIVAGALAGAITGLIHTRLKVNPLLAGILVMTALYSVNLTLMGRSNIPLIAVKTLFDKLPLLTDPNENTGVVLSLVVLLITLLIGYLLKTDFGLAMRATGNSETMIRALGVNTNNMKIAGLALANGLIALSGYLMTQFQGFADINMGIGIVITGLGSVIIAETIINWLRITSAWLSQALVIAGAIAFQMVLAVTLSIGVDANLLKLVTALFVLLIVSLPRLSLSRNT, from the coding sequence ATGGATTTTTATCTCACCGCTCTATTGCAGGGTTTATGTTTCGCGGGTATCGCGCTTGGAATTTATATTTCCATGAAGATATTTAACATACCCGACATTACTACTGATGGCAGTTACACGCTTGGCGGCGTAGTTACTGCATTGCTACTTACGCATCAGCAACCGGTATACATTGTTTTACCTGCGGTGATTGTGGCCGGGGCACTGGCGGGCGCTATAACAGGATTAATTCATACGCGCTTAAAGGTAAACCCACTGCTTGCCGGGATATTGGTGATGACGGCACTTTATTCGGTCAACTTAACCTTGATGGGGCGCTCAAATATTCCGCTGATAGCTGTTAAAACCTTGTTTGATAAGCTGCCGTTACTGACTGACCCTAATGAAAATACAGGCGTTGTGTTATCGCTTGTTGTATTGTTAATTACTTTATTAATAGGTTATCTGCTAAAAACTGATTTCGGGCTGGCCATGCGTGCCACCGGTAACAGCGAAACCATGATACGCGCGCTTGGTGTTAATACCAATAACATGAAAATTGCCGGGCTTGCTTTAGCTAACGGACTAATTGCCCTCAGCGGCTACCTCATGACGCAATTTCAGGGTTTTGCTGATATTAATATGGGCATAGGTATTGTTATAACCGGGCTTGGGTCTGTTATCATAGCCGAAACAATTATTAACTGGCTACGCATTACCTCGGCATGGCTTAGCCAGGCATTGGTTATTGCCGGTGCCATAGCATTCCAAATGGTGCTGGCGGTAACGCTGAGCATTGGGGTTGATGCTAACCTGCTTAAACTGGTTACAGCCTTGTTTGTGCTGCTGATTGTTAGTCTGCCCCGTTTATCCCTTAGCAGAAATACATGA
- a CDS encoding methionine aminotransferase yields the protein MIPIISKLPQTGTTIFTTMSALAAELGAINLSQGFPDYDCPAELKELVSQAMQQGYNQYAPMAGLMSLREVIAAKTEKLYGAVYDPETEITVTAGGTQAIYTAISTVVNPNDEVIIFEPAYDAYAPAVRMMGGLVKSLQLEPPDYRINWEMVKRLITNRTRMIILNSPHNPTATMLRKEDIDQLISIINSRDIFILSDEVYEHLIFDGRTHESMARYAELRDRSFIVASLGKTFHVTGWKLGYCIAPAYLMREFRKIHQFLVFSVNTPMQFAAAEYLKNEEHYNYLPGFFQQKRDHFRAGLEQSRFKLLPCEGSYFQSVFYDAISDEKDTDFVVRLTREFGVAAIPTSAFYSKGTDFKVIRFCFAKTQETLDKAVDRLIKV from the coding sequence ATGATACCTATAATATCAAAGCTACCACAAACGGGCACTACTATATTTACCACCATGTCGGCACTGGCTGCCGAACTGGGCGCTATCAATTTGTCGCAGGGTTTTCCGGACTATGATTGCCCTGCTGAATTAAAAGAACTGGTTAGCCAGGCTATGCAGCAAGGCTACAACCAATACGCGCCAATGGCCGGTTTAATGAGCCTGCGCGAGGTAATTGCCGCCAAAACTGAAAAGCTTTACGGTGCAGTTTACGATCCGGAAACGGAGATAACCGTAACCGCAGGCGGTACACAGGCTATTTATACCGCAATTAGCACTGTAGTAAACCCTAATGATGAGGTTATTATTTTTGAACCGGCTTACGATGCTTATGCCCCGGCAGTACGTATGATGGGCGGCCTGGTAAAATCACTACAACTGGAACCGCCCGATTACCGCATAAACTGGGAGATGGTTAAAAGGCTGATCACCAACCGCACCCGCATGATCATCCTGAATTCCCCGCATAACCCTACCGCCACCATGCTGCGTAAGGAAGATATTGACCAACTGATCAGCATCATCAATAGCAGGGATATTTTTATTTTAAGCGACGAAGTTTATGAGCATTTGATATTTGACGGCCGCACACATGAAAGCATGGCACGCTATGCAGAGTTGCGCGACCGCAGCTTTATTGTAGCATCGCTTGGCAAAACCTTTCATGTTACCGGGTGGAAGCTGGGTTACTGTATTGCCCCGGCCTACCTGATGCGCGAGTTCAGGAAGATACACCAGTTCTTAGTATTCAGCGTAAACACGCCCATGCAGTTCGCCGCAGCTGAATATCTGAAAAACGAAGAACATTACAACTATTTACCAGGCTTTTTCCAGCAAAAGCGCGACCACTTCAGGGCCGGGCTTGAGCAGAGCAGGTTTAAATTACTGCCTTGCGAGGGATCCTACTTCCAATCAGTATTTTATGATGCTATTAGTGACGAAAAGGATACGGATTTTGTGGTGCGTTTAACCAGGGAATTTGGCGTAGCAGCCATACCAACATCAGCTTTTTACAGTAAGGGTACCGACTTTAAGGTGATTCGCTTTTGTTTTGCCAAAACACAAGAAACTTTAGATAAAGCCGTTGATAGGTTAATTAAAGTTTAA
- a CDS encoding GH92 family glycosyl hydrolase — protein sequence MKFTYSSACLSAMLFFVTANTSAQKKKDHTPLVNTFIGTAGSGHSYPGAATPYGMVLLTPVTGTSQDGYSYTDSTIHGFTHAVYADASGLPHSEILFMPTIGQPELSQAKRSASFKKKYEKASVGFYNVTFNNKVEIELTATSRAGLQVYDFPTAPKANVIIDLQYGGGILYSEVEIVNDHEVHGLRTSGTDGNKRSTYFYAKFSKPFKTFGIAVNGALQVGQKSASGADVKLYLQFDDPGEVAIRTGLSHVSTAGALKNLDTEIPDFDLRKIQKAAKATWTEELSKMEVIGGAPPVPRVEEAAPATYNPYGRPSPKVVKLPDFAALKQNVFYTAMYHTMLTPNIANDADGTYITTDNKTAKSEGYTYYDVTPINTFGSRYQLITLTDPKRTVDFIKSYLDGSGNNTNLAFNELILDATAKGIKGFDADKAYQKLRSSLNNLNNEGLKQQGFVQGNKPLSVSKTLFYSYYNWLAAQMAKALNKTQEANEHYQLASSWKKLFNIKTGFFQAKTGDKWQEPFKPIDTVAYERGNAWQYAFMVPHDEEALLEMMGGKDAFEEKLDSFFGTLTEHPIYIEGFTGQFSVAYLYNNFIPYLYAFTDNSQKTQSYINRIINQLYAPEASGLSGNDYNGQISAWYITNSLGFYSIIPGGQYFIGLPQFDKATITLPSNKQFSIVNGGTAITRKNFYLQGMNLEKSGYNKLYLNYSDIAKGGEFEVFTGVMANKLFMQDLEKPTSKQQQTSVSQQK from the coding sequence ATGAAGTTTACATACAGCAGTGCCTGCCTGTCGGCGATGTTATTTTTCGTAACGGCCAACACATCGGCACAGAAAAAGAAAGACCATACACCGTTGGTTAACACCTTTATTGGTACGGCTGGCAGCGGACACTCCTATCCCGGTGCGGCTACCCCTTATGGCATGGTGCTGCTCACGCCAGTAACCGGCACCTCGCAGGATGGCTATTCATATACTGACAGTACCATACACGGCTTTACCCATGCGGTTTACGCCGATGCATCCGGATTACCGCATAGCGAAATTCTGTTTATGCCGACTATAGGTCAGCCAGAATTAAGCCAGGCTAAACGTTCAGCATCTTTTAAAAAGAAGTATGAAAAAGCTTCAGTAGGTTTTTATAACGTAACCTTTAATAACAAGGTAGAGATTGAACTTACCGCTACTTCCCGCGCCGGCTTGCAGGTATACGATTTCCCAACCGCGCCGAAGGCTAATGTGATCATTGACCTGCAATATGGCGGCGGCATACTTTACAGCGAAGTTGAAATTGTAAACGACCATGAAGTGCACGGTCTGCGCACATCAGGCACAGATGGTAATAAAAGGAGCACCTATTTCTACGCCAAATTTTCAAAGCCGTTTAAAACTTTTGGTATTGCTGTAAATGGCGCGTTGCAAGTTGGGCAAAAGAGTGCATCAGGAGCTGATGTAAAACTTTACTTGCAATTTGATGATCCGGGCGAGGTGGCTATCCGCACCGGGCTATCGCATGTTAGTACCGCCGGTGCGCTGAAAAACCTGGATACCGAAATACCCGATTTTGATCTGCGTAAAATACAAAAAGCGGCAAAAGCCACCTGGACGGAAGAGTTAAGTAAAATGGAGGTCATTGGCGGCGCGCCGCCCGTGCCTCGTGTGGAAGAAGCGGCGCCAGCTACCTATAATCCTTATGGGCGACCGTCTCCAAAGGTTGTAAAATTGCCTGATTTTGCTGCTTTAAAGCAAAACGTATTTTACACCGCAATGTATCACACCATGCTTACGCCCAATATAGCTAATGATGCTGATGGCACTTACATTACCACCGATAATAAGACCGCAAAAAGCGAGGGCTACACCTACTATGATGTTACGCCTATTAATACCTTCGGCTCGCGCTATCAGTTGATAACGCTTACCGACCCCAAACGCACGGTAGATTTTATAAAGAGTTACCTTGACGGAAGCGGCAATAACACCAACCTGGCCTTTAATGAGCTTATTTTGGATGCAACTGCCAAAGGCATAAAAGGGTTTGATGCGGATAAAGCATACCAGAAACTCCGCTCGTCACTTAATAACTTAAATAATGAGGGCTTAAAACAGCAGGGCTTTGTACAGGGCAATAAGCCATTATCAGTAAGTAAAACTTTGTTTTACAGCTATTACAACTGGCTTGCGGCGCAAATGGCTAAAGCTTTAAATAAAACGCAGGAAGCCAACGAACATTACCAGTTGGCTTCATCGTGGAAAAAACTGTTCAATATTAAAACAGGTTTCTTTCAGGCAAAAACAGGTGATAAGTGGCAGGAACCTTTTAAGCCCATCGACACCGTAGCTTATGAACGCGGCAATGCCTGGCAATATGCCTTTATGGTGCCGCACGATGAGGAAGCGCTATTAGAGATGATGGGCGGTAAAGACGCATTCGAGGAAAAGCTCGATAGCTTTTTCGGCACCCTGACAGAACACCCGATTTATATCGAAGGCTTTACCGGGCAGTTTAGCGTGGCTTACCTGTATAATAACTTTATACCCTATTTGTACGCCTTTACTGATAATTCGCAAAAAACACAGAGCTATATCAACCGCATTATAAATCAGCTTTATGCGCCAGAAGCATCAGGCCTTAGCGGCAATGATTATAATGGCCAGATATCGGCCTGGTATATTACTAACAGCCTGGGCTTTTACAGCATAATACCAGGCGGACAATACTTTATCGGCCTGCCGCAGTTTGATAAGGCTACCATCACACTGCCGAGCAATAAACAGTTCAGCATTGTAAACGGTGGTACGGCCATCACCCGTAAAAATTTTTATTTACAAGGTATGAACCTTGAAAAAAGCGGCTACAACAAACTATACCTAAATTATAGCGATATAGCTAAGGGCGGCGAGTTCGAGGTGTTTACCGGAGTTATGGCCAACAAACTTTTTATGCAGGACCTGGAAAAACCCACATCAAAGCAGCAGCAAACAAGCGTTTCTCAGCAAAAATAA